In one window of Arachis ipaensis cultivar K30076 chromosome B06, Araip1.1, whole genome shotgun sequence DNA:
- the LOC107604709 gene encoding protein ROOT PRIMORDIUM DEFECTIVE 1, giving the protein MNLLSSFFRHQNSHPFTHFLFLQRRWKKPTISAQTRLEDKARDTHLDNLVSCMSKLRLILGIHTFMSSRKRGTFVSLQLMSRWRNILGLNIPIGSFLRKYPHIFEVFLHPVRKNPCCRVTRKMKELVLMERVVVRKNELEVVKRVKQLLMMSVNGTLRVHALRMIKRELGLPDDFRDSILGKHSDDFRLVGLEVVELVCENGEFGVVAEVEKWREKEYTEKWLSEFETKFAFPINLPTGFKIEKGFRERLKNWQRLPYAKPYESKEAIRVRNSGGIDRYEKRAVAVLHELLSMTVEKMVHVDHLVHFRRDFAIEVNLRELLLKHPGIFYISTKGKTQTVILREVYRKGSLIEPNPVYTARRNMLELVLLQHRKTKQMVDFDEPSKGGNSVVCKADEGVKREGDWVIPFLESCEKRSF; this is encoded by the coding sequence ATGAACCTGTTGTCAAGCTTCTTTAGACACCAAAACTCTCACCCTTTCACCCATTTCCTCTTTCTCCAAAGAAGATGGAAGAAACCAACAATCTCTGCACAAACCCGTTTAGAAGACAAGGCTCGAGACACTCACCTCGATAACCTTGTATCCTGCATGTCCAAGCTCAGACTCATCCTTGGAATCCACACCTTCATGTCTTCCCGGAAGCGTGGAACCTTCGTTTCCCTGCAGCTCATGTCCCGCTGGAGGAACATCCTTGGACTCAACATCCCTATTGGCTCCTTCCTCCGCAAGTACCCACACATTTTCGAGGTGTTCCTTCACCCCGTAAGGAAGAACCCGTGTTGCAGGGTCACAAGGAAGATGAAGGAGCTGGTCCTAATGGAACGTGTTGTTGTGAGGAAAAATGAGTTGGAGGTTGTGAAGAGGGTGAAGCAGCTTCTTATGATGTCAGTGAATGGCACACTTCGTGTTCATGCTTTGAGGATGATTAAAAGGGAACTTGGTTTGCCTGATGATTTCCGAGACTCAATTTTGGGAAAGCATAGTGATGACTTCAggttggttggcttggaggttgTGGAATTGGTTTGTGAAAATGGTGAATTTGGGGTTGTTGCTGAAGTTGAGAAATGGAGAGAAAAAGAATACACTGAAAAATGGTTGAGTGAGTTTGAGACCAAGTTTGCATTCCCAATTAACCTCCCAACAGGTTTCAAGATTGAGAAAGGATTTAGAGAGAGATTGAAGAATTGGCAGAGGCTTCCTTATGCTAAGCCTTATGAGAGCAAAGAGGCCATAAGGGTTAGAAACTCGGGCGGTATTGATCGGTATGAGAAGAGAGCTGTTGCTGTTCTTCACGAGCTTTTGAGCATGACTGTCGAGAAGATGGTTCATGTTGATCATTTGGTGCATTTTCGTAGGGATTTCGCAATCGAGGTTAATCTGCGCGAGTTGTTGCTGAAGCACCCTGGGATATTCTACATATCCACAAAGGGGAAAACTCAGACTGTTATTCTTAGGGAGGTATATAGGAAGGGGAGTTTGATTGAGCCTAATCCTGTTTACACTGCTCGGAGGAACATGTTGGAGCTTGTGTTGTTGCAGCATAGGAAGACAAAACAAATGGTAGATTTTGATGAACCGAGTAAAGGGGGTAACAGTGTGGTATGTAAAGCGGATGAAGGAGTTAAAAGAGAAGGAGATTGGGTGATTCCATTCTTGGAGAGTTGTGAGAAGAGGTCATTTTAA
- the LOC107648318 gene encoding uncharacterized protein LOC107648318: MGKGNPQRRSTSDELHTAARFGDLVAVQMILTSNPLAVNSRDKHSRTPFHLAAFAGHAEIVSYLCKNKANVGASAMDDMAAIHFATQKGHLEVVKALVAAGASIKACTRKGMNSLHYAAQGSHLELVRYLAKKGASLTAKTRAGKTPLDLANNEEVRSFLEEFERSAKNRASSNKNKAEQSDPKASTLESEDNSSAKQPAVAVDEENGDGEKTETNEDDENSDREKRKANEEDAREDSSQSKRAKVKLSHLQSSDDIQEEEEEDM, translated from the exons ATGGGTAAAGGCAACCCACAGAGAAGAAGCACCAGCGACGAGCTCCATACGGCGGCAAGGTTCGGTGATCTCGTCGCTGTTCAGATGATTTTGACTTCAAACCCTTTGGCTGTTAATTCCAGAGACAAGCATTCGAGAACACCAT TTCATTTAGCAGCATTTGCTGGACATGCAGAGATAGTAAGTTATCTGTGCAAGAATAAGGCTAATGTTGGTGCTTCTGCTATGGATGACATGGCCGCAATACACTTTGCCACTCAGAAGGGGCATTTGGAAGTTGTTAAGGCTCTAGTTGCAGCTGGTGCATCCATCAAGGCTTGTACTCGCAAAGGCATGAATTCATTACACTACGCAGCTCAAGGTTCCCATCTAGAGCTTGTTAGGTACTTGGCCAAGAAAGGGGCGAGTCTTACTGCCAAGACAAGGGCAGGAAAGACTCCTTTGGATCTTGCTAACAATGAAGAAGTCCGCTCATTTCTGGAGGAATTCGAAAGATCAGCCAAGAACAGAGCATCTAGCAACAAAAATAAAGCTGAACAATCTGATCCAAAAGCATCCACGTTGGAATCAGAAGATAATTCAAGTGCCAAACAGCCTGCAGTGGCTGTCGATGAAGAAAATGGTGACGGAGAGAAGACAGAGACTAATGAGGATGACGAAAATAGTGATAGAGAGAAGAGGAAGGCTAACGAAGAGGATGCAAGAGAAGACTCATCACAATCAAAAAGGGCAAAAGTTAAGTTGAGCCATCTCCAAAGTTCAGAtgatatccaagaagaagaagaagaagacatgtAG
- the LOC107604707 gene encoding protein sym-1, producing the protein MASVTHHSLLFTNLSSQPLISCVPSSPIFRLPSTQSCAHPSLTSTCSLPSFVTNLRFRNSRLSALPDDASVGSRGPGGSDSGGGSGGGDGSHAGGGDNSSFLSWYLAVLGKNPVAVKAITSAILTLIGDLICQLVIDQVRYLDLKRTFIFTLLGFVLVGPTLHFWYLYLSKLVTLPGALGALLRLVIDQFLFSPIFIAVFLATLVTLEGGPSQAIPKLKQEWFSSVVANWQLWIPFQFLNFRFVPQQFQVLAANVIALVWNVILSFKAHKVVQK; encoded by the exons ATGGCGTCAGTGACTCACCACTCCCTACTCTTCACTAACCTTTCTTCTCAACCACTCATTTCCTGTGTTCCTTCTTCTCCAATATTCCGTCTTCCTTCTACCCAATCCTGCGCTCACCCTTCTCTCACCTCCACCTGCTCTCTCCCTTCCTTCGTCACCAATCTCCGCTTCCGCAATTCCCGCCTCTCTGCCCTACCCGACGACGCTTCTGTCGGATCTCGTGGCCCTGGAGGCTCCGATTCCGGCGGAGGTAGTGGCGGCGGCGACGGCAGCCACGCTGGTGGAGGAGATAATTCGTCATTCTTGTCATg GTATTTGGCTGTTCTTGGAAAAAACCCTGTTGCAGTAAAAGCTATAACATCTGCAATTTTGACACTAATTGGAGATTTGATATGCCAG CTTGTAATAGACCAAGTGCGGTATTTGGACTTGAAGAGGACGTTTATTTTCACTCTGCTTGGTTTTGTCTTAGTAGGTCCAACATTGCATTTCTG GTACTTGTATCTAAGTAAATTGGTTACACTACCTGGAGCATTGGGTGCACTTTTGCGTCTTGTAATTGATCAG TTCTTATTTTCCCCCATATTCATTGCGGTTTTCTTAGCTACATTGGTCACACTTGAGGGAGGGCCATCACAAGCTATCCCCAAACTTAAACAG GAGTGGTTTTCTTCTGTTGTGGCAAACTGGCAATTATGGATACCTTTTCAATTTCTCAACTTCAGATTTGTTCCGCAGCAATTCCAG GTCCTTGCTGCTAATGTTATTGCTTTGGTATGGAATGTTATTCTCTCATTTAAGGCGCACAAAGTTGTTCAAAAATAG
- the LOC110264086 gene encoding uncharacterized protein LOC110264086 encodes MASASNAAGSSNNPRSFGRIMRRMNRNRNSRLPEWCRCGLRPVLRWSMTDSNPGRPFVGCPNYNTVGKKWCGLFMWIDKILEEDVMTCDGRASPSIDNEEWKMKFAWKLGRLESEVRVLKVGGVLVFVFMLLVTVAILVLKLDRQFGQLYLGRNT; translated from the exons ATGGCTAGCGCGAGCAATGCTGCTGGAAGCTCGAACAACCCACGATCGTTTGGAAGAATCATGAGAAGAATGAACAGGAACAGGAATTCGCgtttgccagaatggtgcagATGCGGTTTGAGACCAGTGCTGCGATGGTCAATGACGGATTCTAATCCAGGGAGACCCTTCGTGGGTTGCCCAAACTACAAT ACTGTAGGCAAGAAGTGGTGTGGTTTGTTTATGTGGATTGATAAAATTCTTGAAGAAGATGTGATGACATGTGATGGTAGAGCAAGCCCTTCAATTGACAATGAAGAATGGAAGATGAAGTTTGCTTGGAAACTTGGAAGATTAGAGTCTGAAGTTAGGGTTCTAAAAGTGGGTGGAGTTTTGGTGTTTGTATTTATGCTGCTGGTTACAGTAGCTATTCTTGTCTTAAAGTTAGATAGGCAGTTTGGCCAATTGTATCTGGGAAGAAACACATGA